A part of bacterium BMS3Abin14 genomic DNA contains:
- a CDS encoding cyclic nucleotide-binding domain protein — MAKIMPLRKSGMFQSLTDQELAQFARIVSEKKFERGAVLLESKAVSDRFCFIEKGSAVLTAPELESGGELVLGQWETFGEWALLGPEHLSPVRAVATDPSNILTVRRNDFEQFSKDHPATALKVQRDLLKVVWCSMQMVSELLGVSGGGSGV; from the coding sequence ATGGCCAAAATAATGCCTCTTCGGAAGAGCGGTATGTTCCAGAGCCTGACGGATCAGGAACTGGCACAGTTTGCGCGGATCGTCTCTGAGAAAAAATTCGAACGGGGGGCGGTACTGCTGGAATCGAAGGCAGTGAGCGACCGGTTCTGCTTTATCGAAAAGGGCAGTGCGGTCCTCACGGCCCCTGAACTTGAGAGCGGCGGGGAACTTGTTCTTGGGCAGTGGGAGACCTTCGGTGAGTGGGCCCTTCTCGGGCCCGAGCATCTTTCCCCGGTACGGGCGGTGGCGACCGATCCATCCAATATCCTTACCGTCCGGAGGAACGACTTCGAACAATTTTCAAAAGACCATCCCGCCACGGCGCTCAAAGTCCAGCGGGACCTCCTGAAAGTGGTCTGGTGTTCTATGCAGATGGTTTCAGAGCTCCTGGGAGTTTCCGGGGGAGGTAGTGGAGTATAG
- a CDS encoding UDP-3-O-[3-hydroxymyristoyl] glucosamine N-acyltransferase, whose translation MRANILPFDGTLPVIGDSVYVAPTAAIIGDVHAGDDSSFWFQVVVRGDVNFIRIGSSTNIQDGSVLHVTSEKYPLFIGSGVTVGHSAVVHGCKIGDGCLIGTGSRVLDGAVIEPGAMVGAGAVVTPGTVVPSGHLALGIPAKTARPLRDDEREMMVATMEHYATLKDKYISDINGL comes from the coding sequence TTGAGGGCGAACATCCTTCCTTTCGACGGAACCTTGCCCGTCATCGGGGATTCAGTCTACGTCGCCCCCACGGCGGCCATTATCGGAGACGTACACGCGGGGGATGATTCCAGTTTCTGGTTCCAGGTTGTGGTCCGGGGGGATGTAAATTTCATACGGATAGGAAGCAGCACAAATATACAGGACGGTTCGGTTCTTCACGTAACATCTGAAAAATATCCACTGTTTATCGGATCCGGGGTGACAGTGGGGCATTCGGCTGTAGTCCACGGGTGTAAAATAGGGGACGGCTGCCTGATCGGGACAGGGTCGCGCGTCCTTGACGGCGCGGTGATCGAGCCGGGCGCCATGGTAGGCGCCGGGGCCGTTGTCACGCCGGGCACAGTGGTGCCGTCGGGTCATCTCGCCCTCGGGATTCCGGCAAAGACTGCACGTCCACTTCGAGACGACGAGAGGGAGATGATGGTAGCTACAATGGAGCATTACGCCACATTAAAGGATAAATACATCTCTGATATTAATGGTTTATGA
- a CDS encoding phosphodiesterase, protein MTREEAQDLVYEMVAESSLRNHMLATEAVMRALADHLGEDPDKWGFAGLVHDLDYTETVDDFPRHGYVTSEILREKGISEEILHAIVAHAGHVERETLLDRALYAADPVTGLVVAAALIRPEKKLEPVKLKSLKKRFKEKQFARGADRDQIRACEEMDLELEEFLELSLNSMKGIAERIGL, encoded by the coding sequence GCGGAATCGAGTCTGAGGAACCACATGTTGGCCACGGAGGCCGTTATGAGGGCGCTGGCGGACCATCTCGGTGAGGACCCGGATAAATGGGGGTTCGCCGGCCTCGTGCACGATCTGGACTATACTGAGACGGTAGACGATTTCCCCCGTCATGGCTACGTGACCTCCGAGATCCTGAGGGAGAAGGGCATCTCCGAGGAGATCCTCCATGCCATCGTCGCCCATGCGGGGCATGTCGAAAGGGAAACCCTCCTTGACCGGGCCCTGTATGCGGCGGACCCGGTGACAGGGCTCGTGGTTGCTGCAGCCCTCATTCGGCCGGAGAAGAAGCTCGAGCCGGTAAAGCTCAAAAGCCTTAAAAAACGGTTCAAGGAAAAGCAGTTCGCCCGCGGCGCCGACAGGGACCAGATCAGGGCTTGCGAGGAAATGGATCTGGAGTTGGAGGAGTTTCTTGAACTGAGCCTGAACTCCATGAAAGGTATCGCGGAACGGATCGGTCTTTGA